The following are from one region of the Achromobacter xylosoxidans genome:
- the accC gene encoding acetyl-CoA carboxylase biotin carboxylase subunit, translated as MFEKILIANRGEIALRIQRACRELGIKTVVVHSEADREAKYVRLADESVCIGPAPSRESYLNMPAIISAAEVTDSEAIHPGYGFLSENADFADRVEKSGFVFIGPRPDTIRLMGDKVSAKRAMIEAGVPVVPGSEGALPDDPQEIVRIAREVGYPVIIKAAGGGGGRGMRVVYTEAALLNAVTMTRSEAGAAFNNPEVYMEKFLENPRHVEIQVLADGGRNAVWLGERDCSMQRRHQKVIEEAPAPGIARRLIERIGDRCADACRKMGYRGAGTFEFLYENGEFYFIEMNTRIQVEHPVTELITGIDLVQQQILIAAGEKFTLRQRDIEFKGHAIECRINAEDPFRFVPSPGRITNWHTPGGPGVRIDSHAFNGYFVPPNYDSMIAKVITYGDTRDQALARMRTALSEMVVEGISTNIPLHREMLQDARFIEGGTSIHYLEHKLAQRP; from the coding sequence ATGTTCGAAAAAATCCTGATCGCCAATCGGGGCGAAATCGCCCTGCGCATTCAGCGCGCTTGCCGCGAGCTGGGCATCAAGACCGTGGTGGTGCATTCCGAGGCCGACCGCGAAGCCAAGTACGTGCGCCTGGCCGATGAATCGGTGTGCATCGGGCCCGCGCCGTCGCGTGAAAGCTACCTGAACATGCCGGCCATCATTTCGGCGGCCGAAGTCACGGATTCCGAGGCAATCCACCCGGGTTACGGGTTCTTGTCCGAAAATGCCGACTTCGCCGATCGCGTCGAAAAGAGCGGCTTCGTCTTCATCGGTCCGCGTCCCGACACCATCCGCCTGATGGGCGACAAGGTCAGCGCCAAGCGCGCCATGATCGAAGCCGGCGTGCCGGTGGTGCCGGGTTCGGAGGGCGCGTTGCCCGACGATCCGCAGGAAATCGTCCGCATTGCGCGCGAAGTCGGGTATCCGGTCATCATCAAGGCGGCAGGCGGCGGCGGTGGCCGCGGCATGCGCGTGGTGTACACCGAGGCCGCGCTGCTGAACGCCGTCACCATGACGCGTTCCGAAGCGGGCGCCGCGTTCAACAACCCCGAAGTCTATATGGAGAAGTTCCTGGAGAATCCGCGCCACGTGGAAATCCAGGTGCTCGCCGACGGCGGCCGCAACGCGGTCTGGCTGGGCGAGCGCGATTGCTCCATGCAGCGCCGCCACCAGAAGGTCATCGAAGAAGCGCCGGCGCCCGGCATCGCGCGCCGCCTGATCGAGCGCATCGGCGACCGCTGCGCCGACGCCTGCCGCAAGATGGGCTACCGCGGCGCGGGTACGTTCGAGTTCCTGTATGAAAACGGCGAGTTCTATTTCATCGAAATGAACACCCGCATCCAGGTCGAACACCCGGTCACCGAGCTGATCACCGGCATCGATCTGGTCCAGCAGCAGATCCTGATCGCCGCCGGCGAAAAGTTCACGCTGCGCCAGCGCGACATCGAATTCAAGGGCCACGCGATCGAATGCCGCATCAACGCGGAAGATCCGTTCCGCTTCGTGCCCAGCCCTGGCCGTATCACCAACTGGCATACGCCGGGCGGCCCGGGCGTGCGTATCGATTCGCATGCGTTCAACGGCTATTTCGTGCCGCCGAACTACGACTCGATGATCGCCAAGGTCATTACCTACGGCGACACGCGCGACCAGGCGCTGGCCCGCATGCGCACCGCGCTGTCGGAAATGGTGGTGGAAGGCATTTCCACCAACATCCCGCTGCATCGTGAAATGCTGCAGGACGCCCGCTTCATCGAAGGCGGCACCAGCATCCATTACCTGGAACACAAGTTGGCTCAGCGTCCCTGA